In one window of Leifsonia sp. NPDC080035 DNA:
- a CDS encoding carbohydrate ABC transporter permease, whose product MATSTVLEGPADSAGTAAAGRPDAAGPVRRPRRTRPRIGTQAFLILLLVAFLAPVAWAIVSAFKPANDIIRDPLGFDPSTFTLANFTAMFHDVPIAQGFLNTAIVLVVKGAITLFFAPLAAYAFAKYDFVGKNLIFGTVLVTLMLPTIVLIIPLLLEMKTFGWVNTYQALILPGSVDAFAIFWMRQVIAAVPDELLDAARVDGCGEFGIFWRVVVPVIRPGLAGLAVLTIMNIYNDFVWPVVAASSDRMATLQVVLSTLAQNITGNRIGADYATVTGELLAASSIALIPLLVLFIVLQRHFINGILAGSVKG is encoded by the coding sequence ATGGCCACCTCCACCGTCCTCGAGGGCCCTGCCGACTCCGCCGGGACCGCAGCGGCCGGACGACCGGATGCGGCCGGCCCGGTGCGCAGGCCGCGCCGCACGCGCCCGCGGATCGGCACGCAGGCCTTCCTGATTCTCCTGCTCGTCGCCTTCCTGGCGCCGGTCGCGTGGGCGATCGTCTCGGCGTTCAAGCCGGCGAACGACATCATCCGCGACCCGCTCGGCTTCGACCCGTCGACCTTCACACTCGCCAACTTCACGGCGATGTTCCACGATGTGCCGATCGCGCAGGGCTTCCTCAACACGGCGATCGTGCTGGTGGTCAAGGGTGCGATCACCCTGTTCTTCGCCCCGCTGGCGGCCTACGCGTTCGCCAAGTACGACTTCGTCGGCAAGAACCTGATCTTCGGGACCGTGCTCGTCACGCTTATGCTCCCCACGATCGTGCTCATCATCCCGCTCCTTCTGGAGATGAAGACGTTCGGCTGGGTGAACACCTACCAGGCGCTCATCCTCCCGGGGTCGGTGGACGCGTTCGCGATCTTCTGGATGCGTCAGGTCATCGCCGCCGTTCCGGATGAGCTGCTCGACGCCGCCCGTGTCGACGGGTGCGGTGAGTTTGGCATCTTCTGGCGCGTTGTGGTCCCGGTCATCCGCCCGGGGCTGGCCGGCCTGGCCGTGCTGACCATCATGAACATCTACAACGACTTCGTCTGGCCGGTGGTCGCGGCGAGCTCCGACCGTATGGCCACCCTCCAGGTCGTGCTCTCGACCCTGGCGCAGAACATCACGGGCAACAGGATCGGGGCGGACTACGCCACGGTGACCGGCGAACTGCTCGCCGCGAGCTCGATCGCCCTCATCCCACTGCTGGTGCTCTTCATCGTTCTCCAGCGTCACTTCATCAACGGCATCCTCGCCGGCAGCGTGAAAGGCTAA
- a CDS encoding LacI family DNA-binding transcriptional regulator codes for MPATLRDVAQLAKVSVRTVSNVVSGYEHVSDQMRSRVLAAIEELDYRPNPVARTLRTGRTGMLALVVPEVDVPYFSELAREVIDAAALSGYRVMIDQTGYDHDRERQLLLGDERTMLFDGLLFSPLVTKSELLDMHGTTRMPLVLLGEHEFDGRYDHVAIDNVQAAKDAVAHLVGTGRSRIAAIGSQPTEEYATPLQRESGYAEALAEAGLPHDPDLVKPAGHYSRPGGYRATQELLALDPRPDAILCFSDLLAIGAMRAVFDAGLRVPEDIAVIGIDDVEEGRFARPSLSTVSLDTPFIAREAVRRIVARIDEPDMPAQEVVAPHRLIVRESTAPSS; via the coding sequence ATGCCAGCAACACTGCGCGACGTCGCCCAGCTCGCCAAGGTCTCCGTCCGCACGGTGTCCAACGTCGTGAGCGGGTACGAGCACGTGAGCGATCAGATGCGCTCCCGGGTGCTCGCCGCCATCGAGGAGCTCGACTACCGACCGAACCCGGTGGCGAGGACGCTGCGCACCGGGCGCACCGGGATGCTCGCGCTCGTCGTCCCCGAGGTGGATGTCCCCTACTTCAGCGAGCTGGCGCGGGAGGTCATCGACGCCGCCGCGCTGTCGGGCTACCGGGTGATGATCGACCAGACCGGCTACGACCACGATCGCGAACGGCAGCTGCTGCTCGGGGACGAGCGGACGATGCTGTTCGACGGCCTCCTGTTCAGCCCGCTCGTGACCAAGTCGGAGCTGCTGGACATGCACGGCACGACCCGGATGCCGCTCGTGCTGCTCGGCGAGCACGAGTTCGACGGGCGCTACGACCACGTCGCCATCGACAACGTCCAGGCGGCGAAGGACGCTGTCGCGCATCTCGTCGGGACCGGCCGGTCCCGCATCGCCGCGATCGGCTCGCAGCCGACCGAGGAGTACGCGACCCCCCTTCAGCGCGAGTCCGGCTACGCCGAGGCACTCGCGGAGGCAGGGCTTCCGCACGACCCGGACCTCGTGAAGCCCGCCGGCCACTACAGCCGCCCTGGCGGGTACCGTGCGACCCAGGAACTCCTCGCGCTGGACCCGCGGCCGGACGCCATCCTCTGCTTCTCCGATCTCCTCGCCATCGGCGCCATGCGAGCGGTGTTCGACGCGGGCCTCCGCGTGCCGGAGGACATCGCCGTCATCGGCATCGACGACGTGGAGGAGGGCCGCTTCGCGCGCCCCTCGCTCAGCACCGTCTCCCTCGACACGCCGTTCATCGCGCGGGAGGCGGTGCGCCGTATCGTCGCCCGCATCGACGAGCCGGACATGCCGGCGCAGGAGGTCGTGGCACCGCACCGCCTCATCGTCCGGGAAAGCACCGCGCCCTCCTCCTGA
- a CDS encoding glycoside hydrolase family 2 TIM barrel-domain containing protein gives MTLSTTDSVATAGTAASEQPRPEYPRPDLDRSARWLNLNGTWHFEAEDADSTITVPFAWETTASGVNRAWLERGVYRRELSVPMEWEGSRVVLCFGAVHHRAVVRIDGSLVGEHTGGYESFEFDVTDFVVPGILSELTVEVEAPADKRAIPHGKQRSIPRDDYDGVSFTPTSGIWQTVWLEARGRTYARAVALRGDSLTGFDVVVEAAGDTPADAVVVARVLGTGETVELRTDPTGRAAGRIEIDAPRLWSPADPHLYRVEVTVGEGESADTVIVTSGLRSIQARGEQLFLNGERLYLRGVLDQGYWPETGLTAPDADALRHDIALARDLGYTLVRKHLKYEEPIWLHEADRTGMLVWAEPACPSRFSAEAAAAFEAQLPALVERDGNHPSIVIWGLYNEEWGLDWDIPGSDARARAAEHAYETMRALDDTRPIVENSGWSHVRTDLVDWHYYEPDLAEWKRAVAAMAEGTQDEFPVRLGPDFVVDKSYYASDAFPRSGVPILNSEYGEGFTSLERAWHLRWETQELRRHDRFAGYVYTEFADVEHEAAGLLTADRRAKEWGGLVPADVNADTVIVVDLIPLRAGADILPPAEPFPLVAHVSHHGTSPATVRLHAAWLRAGAPADGQAAVAARAQPQSSTPRIAVNPFELSAGLELTVPAAPLGGRLMVWATDEEGDLVARTFIDAAEVEEPNRRGARSDG, from the coding sequence ATGACACTCTCCACGACCGACTCCGTCGCCACCGCAGGGACGGCGGCCTCGGAGCAGCCGCGACCGGAGTATCCGCGCCCGGACCTCGACCGCTCCGCCCGCTGGCTCAACCTCAACGGCACCTGGCACTTCGAAGCCGAGGACGCCGACTCCACGATCACGGTGCCGTTCGCGTGGGAGACCACGGCGTCCGGAGTGAATCGGGCGTGGCTGGAGCGCGGTGTGTACCGGCGGGAGCTGAGCGTCCCGATGGAGTGGGAGGGATCGCGCGTCGTCCTGTGCTTCGGCGCCGTGCATCACCGCGCCGTCGTCCGCATCGACGGCAGCCTGGTCGGTGAGCACACGGGAGGCTACGAATCGTTCGAGTTCGATGTCACCGACTTCGTGGTCCCCGGCATCCTCTCAGAGCTGACCGTGGAGGTGGAGGCGCCGGCCGACAAGCGCGCCATCCCGCACGGCAAGCAGCGGTCGATCCCGCGGGACGACTACGACGGCGTCTCCTTCACCCCGACCTCGGGCATCTGGCAGACCGTGTGGCTGGAGGCCCGCGGGCGCACCTACGCGCGCGCGGTTGCCCTCCGCGGCGACAGCCTCACCGGGTTCGATGTCGTGGTGGAGGCAGCCGGCGACACGCCTGCCGACGCGGTCGTCGTGGCTCGCGTGCTCGGCACCGGTGAGACGGTCGAGCTCCGTACCGATCCGACGGGGCGCGCGGCCGGGCGCATCGAGATCGATGCTCCACGGCTCTGGTCGCCGGCCGATCCGCATCTCTACCGGGTGGAGGTGACGGTCGGTGAGGGCGAGAGCGCCGACACGGTCATCGTGACGTCGGGCCTCCGGAGCATCCAGGCGCGCGGGGAGCAGCTCTTCCTCAACGGCGAGCGACTCTATCTGCGCGGTGTCCTGGATCAGGGCTACTGGCCGGAGACCGGCCTCACCGCCCCGGACGCCGACGCCCTGCGGCACGACATCGCCCTGGCCCGCGACCTCGGCTACACGCTCGTGCGGAAGCACCTCAAGTACGAGGAGCCGATCTGGCTGCACGAAGCCGACCGCACCGGCATGCTCGTCTGGGCGGAGCCGGCCTGCCCGAGCCGGTTCTCCGCGGAGGCCGCCGCCGCGTTCGAGGCGCAGCTGCCAGCCCTGGTCGAGCGCGACGGCAACCACCCCTCGATCGTGATCTGGGGTCTGTACAACGAGGAGTGGGGGCTCGACTGGGACATCCCCGGCAGCGACGCGCGCGCTCGCGCCGCAGAACACGCCTACGAGACGATGCGCGCCCTCGACGACACGCGGCCGATCGTGGAGAACTCGGGCTGGTCGCACGTGCGCACCGACCTGGTGGACTGGCACTACTACGAGCCCGATCTCGCCGAGTGGAAGCGTGCGGTCGCCGCCATGGCGGAGGGGACGCAAGACGAGTTCCCCGTCCGGCTCGGTCCCGACTTCGTCGTCGACAAGTCCTACTACGCCTCGGACGCGTTCCCGCGCTCGGGCGTCCCCATCCTCAACAGCGAGTACGGCGAGGGGTTCACCAGCCTCGAGCGCGCCTGGCATCTGCGCTGGGAGACGCAGGAGCTGCGCCGCCACGACCGGTTCGCCGGGTACGTCTACACCGAGTTCGCCGACGTCGAGCACGAGGCCGCGGGACTGCTCACCGCCGATCGCCGCGCGAAGGAGTGGGGCGGGCTCGTGCCCGCGGACGTGAACGCCGACACCGTGATCGTGGTCGACCTGATCCCGCTTCGCGCGGGGGCCGACATTCTGCCTCCCGCCGAGCCGTTCCCGCTCGTGGCGCACGTCTCGCATCACGGCACGTCGCCGGCGACCGTGCGCCTGCACGCGGCATGGCTCAGGGCGGGCGCGCCGGCGGACGGTCAGGCGGCGGTGGCCGCGCGTGCGCAACCGCAGTCGTCGACGCCGCGCATCGCGGTGAACCCGTTCGAACTCTCCGCGGGCCTGGAGCTCACCGTCCCCGCCGCACCGCTCGGTGGCCGACTTATGGTCTGGGCGACGGACGAGGAGGGCGACCTCGTGGCGCGCACGTTCATCGACGCGGCGGAGGTGGAGGAGCCGAACCGG
- a CDS encoding sugar ABC transporter permease produces MTTTALPSAARRRRRLGGPQTRRRLAPYLFVMPFVVIFLAFSVYPLIFTARLSFTNWHGTGAAEWVGWGNYTYLLSSPAFWSSLGNSAVLWLLIVPVQIALAVVVAVLLDSAKLRLRGMYRVAFIVPFVTPLVAVAQIWVVLFDQDHGAVNALLGVVGLPDIGWLTTSAWAKPTLALLFLWKTTGFIVIILLSGLQSIDRSMYEAADLDGASPVRQLWSITVPLLRRTIMFAVVLQTLAVFQMFAEPFVVTQGGPYNSTTTAGYYLYNHITRADLGTGAANSFLLVILVMILSLAFVRLLRAKD; encoded by the coding sequence ATGACGACAACAGCCCTCCCCTCCGCGGCCCGGCGCCGCAGGCGCCTCGGCGGCCCTCAGACCCGCCGTCGACTCGCCCCGTACCTCTTCGTGATGCCGTTCGTGGTGATCTTCCTCGCGTTCAGCGTGTACCCGTTGATCTTCACCGCCCGGCTGAGCTTCACGAACTGGCACGGCACCGGTGCCGCGGAGTGGGTGGGCTGGGGCAATTACACCTACCTGCTCAGCAGCCCGGCGTTCTGGAGCTCCCTCGGGAACTCGGCGGTGCTGTGGCTGCTGATCGTCCCGGTGCAGATCGCGCTGGCCGTCGTCGTCGCCGTGCTGCTCGACTCCGCGAAACTGCGACTGCGCGGGATGTACCGGGTCGCGTTCATCGTCCCGTTCGTCACGCCGCTGGTCGCCGTCGCGCAGATCTGGGTCGTGCTCTTCGACCAGGACCACGGCGCCGTCAACGCGCTGCTCGGCGTGGTCGGTCTGCCCGACATCGGCTGGCTCACCACCAGCGCGTGGGCCAAGCCGACCCTGGCGCTCCTGTTCCTCTGGAAGACGACGGGGTTCATCGTGATCATCCTGTTGTCCGGGCTCCAGTCGATCGACCGCTCGATGTACGAGGCGGCGGACCTCGACGGCGCCTCGCCCGTCCGTCAGCTGTGGAGCATCACGGTCCCGCTCCTCCGGCGGACGATCATGTTCGCTGTCGTGCTGCAGACGCTCGCGGTCTTCCAGATGTTCGCGGAGCCGTTCGTGGTCACCCAGGGCGGCCCGTACAACTCGACGACGACGGCCGGGTACTACCTCTACAACCACATCACCCGAGCGGACCTCGGCACAGGCGCGGCGAACTCGTTCCTGCTCGTCATCCTCGTGATGATCCTGTCGCTCGCCTTCGTCCGCCTGCTCCGAGCGAAGGACTGA
- a CDS encoding L-rhamnose mutarotase, protein MRVALHSVLREGHELAYEEAHVVIPDDLVAAFARVGIHDWTIWRSGRDLFHLVECDDFAAAMRALADDPADQRWQAFIGRHVDHFEGADDGEEGRILGRVWDLAGQRATAGR, encoded by the coding sequence ATGCGCGTCGCCCTGCACTCGGTCCTCCGCGAGGGCCACGAGCTCGCCTACGAGGAGGCGCACGTCGTCATCCCGGACGACCTCGTCGCCGCCTTCGCCAGGGTGGGCATCCACGACTGGACCATCTGGCGCAGCGGACGCGACCTCTTCCACCTCGTCGAGTGCGACGACTTCGCCGCCGCGATGCGCGCACTCGCCGACGACCCGGCCGACCAGCGCTGGCAGGCGTTCATCGGCCGGCATGTCGACCACTTCGAGGGCGCGGACGACGGCGAGGAGGGGCGCATCCTCGGCCGGGTCTGGGACCTGGCCGGGCAGCGCGCGACCGCCGGCCGCTGA
- a CDS encoding extracellular solute-binding protein — translation MIHHPRRRARGIAVAAALVATALTLTACGPDIGTAGGSTASTRLQAPDTDQPEGEITIWDRSGDLFKVFDGVIADFNKKYPKITVHHEAVDINAKLQNTLITGTDVPDGVFLDDALVSSYADHLWDLSDVLKPYVKDIAPQKIDANTVDGGIYGVPYDLNPGLLYYNATALKAAGIDPTGIRTYDDLLSAARAYQKAKPGAKPIHLEQGAFLGQLQLEMYASQLGTSLADAKGTLRLDSPEYKQILTFLDTVQKEGLGTRAEYLGQSDIAELEAGNEVFYPWAIWFSFAPQQLLPKTAGDWRAMELPAWKDGGARSGAMGGSSFVLPKDGKNSQLAWLFYKFLMYDKAGYSAVWGPNDVYPEGLNTSIPAYLPAAESSKPLFRPVPALGDQDLWKVATEAGAQIPAGTAIPSWWNGSTDYLGADLQRMFDGDLTPEQVIEKAGSDIQSNLIDRQ, via the coding sequence ATGATCCATCACCCGAGACGACGGGCACGCGGCATCGCCGTCGCTGCGGCACTCGTCGCCACAGCACTGACCCTGACCGCCTGCGGCCCCGATATCGGCACCGCGGGCGGCAGCACCGCCTCCACGCGCCTCCAGGCGCCGGACACCGACCAGCCGGAAGGCGAGATCACCATCTGGGACCGGTCGGGCGACCTGTTCAAGGTGTTCGACGGCGTCATCGCGGACTTCAACAAGAAGTACCCGAAGATCACCGTCCACCACGAGGCCGTCGACATCAACGCCAAGCTGCAGAACACCCTCATCACCGGCACCGACGTGCCGGACGGCGTGTTCCTCGATGACGCGCTGGTGAGCAGCTACGCCGACCACCTCTGGGATCTGAGCGACGTGCTGAAGCCGTACGTGAAGGACATCGCACCGCAGAAGATCGACGCGAACACCGTCGACGGCGGAATCTACGGCGTCCCGTACGACCTGAACCCGGGGCTGCTCTACTACAACGCCACCGCGCTGAAGGCGGCGGGGATCGACCCGACCGGCATCCGCACCTACGACGACCTGCTCTCCGCGGCCCGCGCCTATCAGAAGGCCAAGCCGGGGGCGAAGCCGATCCACCTCGAGCAGGGCGCGTTCCTCGGCCAGCTCCAGCTGGAGATGTACGCGAGCCAGCTGGGCACGTCATTGGCCGACGCGAAGGGAACGCTCCGCCTCGACAGCCCGGAGTACAAGCAGATCCTCACCTTCCTCGACACCGTCCAGAAGGAGGGGCTCGGCACCCGCGCCGAATATCTCGGCCAGAGCGACATCGCGGAGCTGGAAGCGGGCAACGAGGTCTTCTACCCCTGGGCCATCTGGTTCAGTTTCGCCCCGCAGCAGCTCCTGCCGAAGACGGCGGGCGACTGGCGCGCCATGGAGCTTCCGGCCTGGAAGGACGGCGGCGCGCGCAGCGGCGCGATGGGCGGATCCTCGTTCGTGCTCCCGAAGGATGGCAAGAACTCCCAGCTGGCCTGGCTCTTCTACAAGTTCCTGATGTATGACAAGGCCGGCTACTCCGCGGTGTGGGGCCCGAACGACGTCTACCCCGAGGGCCTCAACACCTCGATCCCGGCTTACCTGCCTGCCGCGGAGTCGTCGAAGCCGCTCTTCCGTCCCGTGCCCGCACTCGGCGACCAGGACCTGTGGAAGGTGGCCACCGAGGCCGGTGCGCAGATCCCGGCCGGCACCGCCATCCCCTCCTGGTGGAACGGGTCGACCGACTACCTGGGCGCGGACCTGCAGCGGATGTTCGACGGAGACCTCACTCCGGAGCAGGTGATCGAGAAGGCCGGCTCCGACATCCAGAGCAACCTCATCGACCGGCAGTGA
- a CDS encoding ricin-type beta-trefoil lectin domain protein produces MDTTMRPGRRLPLLAAAALAAVAVLTLSPTAAPPAEAALPGSVLYSPNLTAFPNGTAGYPRAIALEHDGTPADTVLATFAKAGHNAPGTLPVYRTTNGGSTWTQISTISSNTPGWDIEAPTLFEVPRTIPGLNAGDILAAGTAWHVGDYTTQKVEVFKSTNGGASWSFLSNCTQTSGLPNTWGHGIWEPSFVVANDNTLACFISDERPANSATNNQKIGHYTSTNGGATWSAAMTDDVVFPADNLARPGMQTFAKLPDGRFVMSYELCRDGTNADHACEVYIKFSANGLNWGAAGDKGTLVRTSDDRELLHTPYISWAAGGGPNGTLLLSGQRVVAGPTGNKTVLAESGTVLFTNTQLGAGTWYEATAPVTVNPTGGYAAGVPSCPGYSTPAIPLSSGTTFLYFAATWLGVGNQCEVRVGSGTLPGPTGAITGPGGKCLDVDTNTAADGNRAQLWTCGVATGQDWSVSPDGSIRAFGKCLDVDAQGTANFTKVQLWECNGSGAQKWVHQANGSLLNPQSGRCLDDPQGVTTDGTKLQIYDCNGLWTQQWTLPA; encoded by the coding sequence ATGGACACGACGATGCGTCCAGGGCGACGGCTCCCGTTGCTCGCCGCAGCGGCACTCGCCGCCGTAGCGGTGCTCACGCTCTCGCCGACAGCGGCGCCACCGGCCGAGGCGGCACTCCCCGGCTCGGTGCTGTACTCGCCGAACCTCACCGCGTTCCCGAACGGGACCGCCGGGTATCCGCGGGCGATCGCTCTCGAGCACGACGGGACACCGGCCGACACGGTGCTCGCCACCTTCGCCAAGGCCGGCCACAACGCCCCGGGGACACTTCCCGTCTACCGGACCACCAACGGCGGCTCGACCTGGACCCAGATCTCCACGATCTCCTCGAACACGCCGGGCTGGGACATCGAAGCCCCGACGCTCTTCGAGGTGCCACGCACCATCCCCGGACTGAATGCCGGCGACATCCTCGCGGCGGGAACGGCGTGGCACGTCGGCGACTACACGACCCAGAAGGTCGAGGTCTTCAAGAGCACGAACGGCGGCGCGAGCTGGTCGTTCCTCTCGAACTGCACCCAGACCTCAGGCCTCCCGAACACCTGGGGCCACGGCATCTGGGAGCCGTCGTTCGTGGTCGCGAACGACAACACGCTCGCCTGCTTCATCTCGGATGAGCGCCCGGCGAACAGCGCGACCAACAATCAGAAGATCGGTCACTACACCTCCACCAACGGAGGGGCGACCTGGAGCGCGGCGATGACCGACGACGTCGTGTTCCCCGCCGACAACCTCGCGCGTCCCGGCATGCAGACATTCGCGAAGCTGCCCGACGGCCGGTTCGTCATGAGCTACGAGCTCTGCCGCGACGGGACGAACGCCGACCACGCCTGCGAGGTCTACATCAAGTTCAGCGCGAACGGGCTGAACTGGGGCGCCGCAGGCGACAAGGGCACGCTGGTCCGCACCTCCGACGACCGGGAACTGCTGCACACGCCCTACATCTCGTGGGCCGCCGGCGGAGGCCCGAACGGCACGCTCCTACTCTCCGGACAGCGCGTCGTCGCGGGGCCCACCGGCAACAAGACCGTGCTCGCGGAGTCCGGCACCGTGCTCTTCACCAACACCCAACTGGGCGCGGGCACCTGGTACGAGGCCACGGCACCGGTGACCGTGAACCCAACGGGCGGCTACGCGGCGGGCGTCCCCTCCTGCCCCGGCTACTCGACGCCCGCGATCCCGCTCAGCAGCGGCACGACGTTCCTCTACTTCGCCGCGACCTGGCTCGGAGTCGGGAACCAGTGCGAAGTGCGCGTCGGATCCGGCACCCTGCCCGGCCCGACGGGAGCGATCACCGGGCCCGGCGGAAAGTGCCTCGACGTCGACACGAACACTGCGGCCGACGGCAATCGCGCCCAGCTCTGGACCTGTGGCGTCGCCACCGGACAGGACTGGTCCGTCTCGCCCGATGGCAGCATCCGCGCGTTCGGCAAGTGCCTCGATGTGGACGCCCAGGGCACGGCGAATTTCACCAAGGTGCAGCTGTGGGAGTGCAACGGCTCCGGAGCTCAGAAGTGGGTGCACCAGGCGAACGGTTCTCTGCTGAACCCGCAGTCGGGACGCTGCCTGGACGACCCGCAGGGCGTCACCACCGACGGCACGAAACTGCAGATCTACGACTGCAACGGGTTGTGGACCCAGCAGTGGACGCTCCCGGCGTGA